The following proteins are encoded in a genomic region of Alosa alosa isolate M-15738 ecotype Scorff River chromosome 10, AALO_Geno_1.1, whole genome shotgun sequence:
- the LOC125301470 gene encoding PAK4-inhibitor INKA2-like codes for MDRHLSKNERKNMDACLRRLKQELLSMREAGDGLHAQMNSMMGALQELKLLQVQTALERLEISGRPPVRPTPAAAVAAETSAPPLAPEPQAQPCHPDPQEDPSPPALRPPPQEHPWRAGHRSSLGTSPSSSSLESEGLPAWRVSGYTAPQVDYCGPRLGYLPSECPLPQSQHHHHQQQYAPRHSRPSLDLPGILYSLSREGPSLDSEYSQDSMDESSDWTSSLMSRSRNRQPLVLGDNVFADLVGNWLDLPELESEEAGEEDLRRRRGERPDSPAHPLRLSRSQEICRRFSLTTNIFKKFLRSVRPDRDKLLKEKPGWMLPTADAPDAELLKRPRKAAKPKASFYLPFWASSTQGKGRPAAPTAEDQGLREPPHSGIFIDRRQAECLDKPLQSQAPYPRVYLDSRQPEAVERLQPLFDHNTAVWV; via the exons ATGGATCGGCATCTTTCCAAAAATGAGCGAAAAAATATGGATGCTTGCTTGAGGCGATTGAAGCAAGAACTG TTGTCCATGCGTGAGGCTGGAGATGGCCTCCATGCTCAGATGAACTCCATGATGGGGGCGTTACAGGAGCTCAAACTCCTCCAGGTGCAGACCGCCCTTGAGCGCCTGGAGATCTCCGGCAGACCCCCGGTCAGACCGACCCCTGCTGCCGCTGTCGCTGCCGAAACATCTGCCCCACCACTCGCACCCGAACCTCAGGCCCAGCCCTGCCACCCAGACCCCCAGGAGGACCCCAGCCCTCCCGCACTGCGCCCTCCGCCACAGGAGCATCCGTGGCGGGCTGGCCATCGCAGCAGCCTGGGGACCTCGCCGTCCTCCTCCAGCCTGGAGAGCGAGGGGCTCCCTGCGTGGAGGGTGTCTGGCTACACTGCCCCCCAGGTGGATTACTGCGGCCCGCGCTTGGGCTACCTGCCCTCCGAGTGCCCACTGCCACAgtcccaacaccaccaccaccagcagcagtacGCCCCCCGGCACTCACGACCCTCGCTGGACCTGCCAGGCATCCTCTACAGCCTGTCCCGCGAAGGCCCGTCCCTGGACAGCGAGTACTCGCAGGACAGCATGGACGAGTCCAGCGACTGGACGTCATCTCTGATGAGCCGCTCGCGCAACCGCCAGCCGCTGGTGCTCGGCGATAACGTCTTCGCCGACCTCGTGGGCAACTGGCTGGACCTGCCCGAGCTGGAGAGTGAGGAGGCCGGGGAGGAGGACTT gaggaggaggaggggggagaggccAGACTCGCCGGCGCACCCTCTGCGCCTGAGCCGTTCGCAGGAGATCTGCCGGCGCTTCTCGCTCACCACCAACATCTTCAAGAAGTTCCTGCGCAGCGTGCGGCCCGACCGCGACAAGCTGCTCAAGGAGAAGCCCGGCTGGATGCTGCCCACCGCCGACGCGCCCGACGCCGAGCTCCTCAAGCGGCCCCGCAAGGCGGCCAAGCCCAAGGCCAGCTTCTACCTGCCCTTCTGGGCCTCCTCGACGCAGGGCAAGGGCCGACCGGCCGCCCCCACCGCAGAAGACCAGGGCCTCCGGGAGCCCCCGCACTCAGGCATCTTCATAGACAGGAGACAGGCCGAGTGCCTGGACAAGCCCCTCCAGTCTCAGGCTCCTTACCCCAGAGTCTACCTGGACAGCAGGCAGCCTGAGGCTGTGGAGAGGCTCCAGCCTCTGTTTGACCACAACACAGCCGTGTGGGTGTAG